One Rosa chinensis cultivar Old Blush chromosome 3, RchiOBHm-V2, whole genome shotgun sequence DNA window includes the following coding sequences:
- the LOC112191473 gene encoding uncharacterized protein LOC112191473, protein MGNNNPGCRGFKKDKDPLKSLSAQGPKKGRRERKDGSDNHKQKRNKGEIQNNETEMIISSSSCGRTTCVKWWRQAEKIEVQSLEELPKQLFLEIYELSQAKDVYTKCISSVISGVVHGLNATVFAYGSTGRLSMICLKSHPAIWNSERIQSKESVLLASGV, encoded by the exons ATGGGTAACAACAACCCTGGTTGCCGTGGATTCAAGAAAGATAAGGACCCCCTTAAGTCACTCAGTGCTCAG GGACCCAAGAAAGGAAGACGGGAAAGAAAAGATGGCAGTGACAACCATAAGCAAAAAAG AAACAAAGGTGAGATACAAAACAATGAGACAGAAATGATCATATCATCATCCTCATGTGGACGGACTACTTGCGTCAAATGGTGGCGGCAAGCAGAGAAGATTG AGGTGCAATCGTTAGAAGAGCTTCCAAAGCAGCTATTCCTGGAAATATATGAGCTTTCTCAAGCAAAG GATGTCTACACAAAATGCATATCGTCCGTGATCTCTGGGGTTGTTCATGGTCTCAATGCAACTGTGTTTGCGTATGGTTCTACCGGAAG GTTATCTATGATTTGCTTGAAAAGTCATCCGGCCATTTGGAACTCAGAGAGGATCCAGAGCAAGGAATCAGTGTTGTTGGCCTCAGGTGTATAA